From the genome of Streptomyces sp. V1I1, one region includes:
- the rpmB gene encoding 50S ribosomal protein L28: MAANCDVCGKGPGFGNSISHSHRRTSRRWNPNIQRVRAVVGGTPKRLNACTSCIKAGKVSR, from the coding sequence GTGGCTGCCAACTGCGACGTCTGCGGCAAGGGGCCGGGCTTCGGCAACAGCATCTCGCACTCGCACCGCCGTACGTCCCGTCGCTGGAACCCGAACATCCAGCGTGTGCGTGCCGTGGTCGGTGGGACGCCGAAGCGGCTCAACGCCTGCACCTCGTGCATCAAGGCCGGCAAGGTCTCGCGCTAA
- a CDS encoding Lrp/AsnC family transcriptional regulator has translation MVQAYILIQTEVGKASTVAETIGKIPGVIQAEDVTGPYDVIVRAQAETVDDLGRMVVAKVQQVDGITRTLTCPVVHL, from the coding sequence GTGGTACAGGCGTACATCCTCATTCAGACCGAGGTGGGCAAGGCGTCGACCGTCGCCGAGACCATCGGCAAGATTCCGGGAGTGATCCAGGCCGAGGACGTGACCGGTCCGTATGACGTGATTGTGCGTGCCCAGGCCGAGACGGTCGACGATCTCGGTCGCATGGTGGTCGCCAAGGTCCAGCAAGTGGACGGCATCACCCGCACCCTGACCTGCCCGGTCGTGCACCTGTAG
- the thiD gene encoding bifunctional hydroxymethylpyrimidine kinase/phosphomethylpyrimidine kinase, protein MDIPPRVPPRVLTVAGSDSGGGAGIQADLKTMLALGVHGMSVLTAVTAQNSLGVQGAWELPVDAVRAQYRSVVDDIGVQAVKTGMLASAPLVETVAELLADVDAPVVVDPVGVSKHGDPLLAASALDSVRKKLLPLATVATPNLDEVGQLTGVVVEDETGMRRAAEAVLGFGPRWALIKGGHLAGDAVDLLTDGAEEHWLRAPRHDNRHTHGTGCTLASAVASGLAKGMGVPEAVRAAKEYVTGAIAAGFPLGGGIGPVDHAWRFR, encoded by the coding sequence ATGGACATACCTCCCCGCGTGCCTCCTCGCGTGCTCACCGTCGCCGGGTCCGACTCCGGCGGCGGCGCGGGCATTCAGGCCGACCTCAAGACGATGCTGGCGCTCGGCGTGCACGGCATGAGCGTGCTCACCGCGGTCACGGCGCAGAACTCCCTGGGTGTGCAGGGCGCGTGGGAGCTGCCGGTCGATGCGGTACGGGCGCAGTACCGCAGCGTCGTCGACGACATCGGCGTACAGGCCGTGAAGACCGGCATGCTGGCGTCCGCGCCGCTCGTCGAGACGGTCGCCGAGCTGCTGGCCGATGTGGACGCACCGGTGGTCGTCGACCCGGTGGGGGTCTCCAAGCACGGCGACCCGCTGCTGGCCGCCTCCGCGCTCGACTCCGTACGCAAGAAGCTGCTGCCGCTCGCCACCGTCGCCACGCCGAATCTGGACGAGGTCGGTCAGCTGACGGGTGTGGTGGTCGAGGACGAGACGGGGATGCGGCGGGCCGCGGAGGCCGTGCTCGGCTTCGGGCCGCGATGGGCGCTGATCAAGGGCGGGCATCTCGCGGGCGATGCGGTGGACCTGCTGACGGACGGCGCGGAGGAGCACTGGCTGCGCGCGCCCCGGCACGACAACCGGCACACCCATGGGACGGGCTGCACCCTGGCGTCCGCGGTCGCGTCGGGTCTGGCCAAGGGGATGGGGGTCCCGGAGGCCGTGCGGGCCGCGAAGGAGTACGTCACCGGGGCGATCGCGGCCGGGTTCCCGCTGGGAGGCGGGATCGGCCCGGTCGATCACGCCTGGCGCTTCAGGTGA
- a CDS encoding DAK2 domain-containing protein has protein sequence MPQTLDAAAVRTWCSLALEALGREREEIDAINVYPVADGDTGTNLYLTVESAAQAVEAVFAAHETGSSAPAPADVVRAMAHGALIGARGNSGTILAQLLRGMAERLGDGDHLAGALQRAATLAREAVAHPVEGTILSVAGAAAQAADAFPQDAVRAAYEGARQALDATPGQLAVLERAGVVDAGGRGLLMVLGALVEAVTGEAPVAPVLAHVSHEIGDPGSEPCADGGPAFEVIYLLEADDAAVARLRTRLDGLGDSLVVVGGDGLWNVHVHVDDAGAAVEAGVEAGRPYRIRITHFDAAAVSREREQVQRAVVVVVPGEGLAGLCAEAGATTVLARPGEPPASGELVDAIRRAHAREVVLLPNSAELRHTAAAAAEQARTEGVRVALIPTRAAVQGIAALAVHEPDRRFDEDVVAMTAAAGATRYAELAVAERQSWTSAGVCQAGDVLGLIDGDVAVIGVDLAATAEAVLDRMLAAGGELVTLVLGEDVPDGDAVADRLERYVRDGYLAVDTLVYRGGRGSTPLLVGVE, from the coding sequence GTGCCGCAGACCCTCGACGCCGCAGCGGTACGCACCTGGTGCTCACTGGCGCTGGAGGCCCTGGGCCGTGAGCGCGAGGAGATCGACGCGATCAATGTCTATCCGGTCGCGGACGGGGACACCGGCACAAATCTGTACCTGACCGTGGAGTCCGCGGCCCAGGCCGTGGAGGCGGTCTTCGCCGCGCACGAGACCGGGTCATCGGCGCCCGCGCCGGCCGACGTGGTGCGGGCGATGGCCCACGGGGCGCTGATCGGCGCCCGCGGGAACTCCGGGACGATCCTGGCGCAGCTGCTGCGGGGCATGGCGGAGCGGCTGGGAGACGGAGATCACCTGGCCGGTGCGCTGCAGCGGGCCGCCACTCTGGCGCGCGAGGCCGTCGCCCATCCCGTCGAGGGCACGATCCTGAGCGTGGCGGGGGCGGCGGCGCAGGCCGCGGACGCGTTCCCGCAGGATGCGGTGCGGGCTGCGTACGAGGGGGCGCGGCAGGCACTGGACGCCACCCCCGGGCAGCTCGCCGTGCTGGAGCGCGCGGGGGTCGTGGACGCGGGCGGGCGCGGGCTGCTCATGGTGCTCGGGGCGCTGGTCGAGGCGGTGACCGGGGAGGCCCCGGTCGCGCCCGTGCTGGCTCATGTAAGCCATGAGATCGGTGACCCGGGCTCGGAGCCGTGCGCCGACGGGGGCCCGGCCTTCGAGGTGATCTACCTCCTGGAGGCGGACGACGCGGCGGTGGCCCGACTGCGGACCCGGCTCGACGGGCTCGGCGACTCGCTCGTCGTCGTCGGCGGGGACGGCCTGTGGAACGTCCACGTACACGTCGACGACGCGGGCGCGGCGGTGGAGGCGGGCGTCGAGGCGGGGCGGCCGTACCGGATCCGCATCACACACTTCGACGCCGCGGCGGTGTCCCGGGAGCGGGAACAGGTGCAGCGGGCGGTCGTCGTGGTCGTTCCAGGGGAGGGACTGGCGGGCCTGTGCGCCGAGGCGGGCGCCACAACGGTCCTCGCCCGCCCGGGGGAGCCGCCGGCCAGCGGCGAACTCGTCGACGCGATCCGGCGCGCCCACGCGCGCGAGGTGGTCCTCCTCCCGAACTCCGCGGAGCTCCGCCACACCGCCGCGGCGGCCGCCGAACAGGCCCGCACGGAGGGCGTTCGGGTCGCCCTCATCCCGACCCGCGCGGCCGTCCAGGGCATCGCGGCCCTCGCCGTGCACGAGCCGGACCGCCGATTCGACGAGGACGTGGTCGCCATGACGGCGGCGGCGGGCGCGACGCGCTACGCCGAACTCGCCGTCGCGGAACGGCAGTCGTGGACGTCGGCGGGCGTGTGCCAGGCCGGAGACGTCCTGGGCCTGATCGACGGCGACGTGGCGGTGATCGGCGTGGACCTGGCAGCCACCGCGGAGGCGGTGCTGGACAGGATGCTGGCGGCAGGGGGCGAGCTGGTGACGCTGGTCCTGGGGGAGGACGTCCCGGACGGCGACGCGGTGGCGGACCGCCTGGAGAGGTATGTACGCGACGGCTACCTGGCGGTGGACACCCTGGTGTACCGGGGCGGGCGGGGGTCGACCCCGCTGCTCGTCGGCGTGGAGTAG
- a CDS encoding DUF3515 domain-containing protein — MLLAAAGCSSTDAAVSITVPSPPAEEAALCGALHKELPKSVAGQDRNDPEPASELTAGWGDAAIVLRCGVPRPEKMSAPQSQGVEANGVNWLLEEEPEGPRFTTTYRKAYVEVSMEKRYAHDITPLAELADAVKKTVPATLDVP; from the coding sequence ATGCTGCTGGCTGCCGCGGGCTGCTCCTCCACGGACGCAGCGGTGTCGATCACGGTTCCCAGCCCCCCGGCGGAGGAAGCCGCCCTGTGCGGCGCGCTGCACAAGGAGCTTCCGAAGTCCGTGGCCGGGCAGGACCGTAACGACCCTGAGCCGGCTTCCGAACTGACCGCCGGCTGGGGCGATGCCGCGATCGTACTGCGCTGCGGCGTCCCCCGGCCGGAGAAGATGAGCGCCCCCCAGTCACAGGGAGTGGAGGCGAACGGCGTCAACTGGCTGCTGGAGGAGGAGCCCGAGGGCCCCCGCTTCACCACGACGTACCGCAAGGCCTATGTCGAGGTCTCGATGGAGAAGCGGTACGCCCACGACATCACGCCGCTCGCCGAACTGGCCGACGCCGTCAAGAAGACGGTGCCGGCCACGCTCGACGTTCCGTAG
- a CDS encoding thiamine-phosphate kinase has translation MKGTVGELGEFGLIRELTSRLTSTPAVRLGPGDDAAVVAAPDRRVVASTDVLLEGRHFRRDWSTAYDVGRKAAAQNLADIAAMGAVPTALLLGLVVPAELPVTWATELMDGIRDECQVAGAAVVGGDVVRGDVITLAITALGDLRNHEPVTRAGAKPGDVVAYTGWLGWSAAGHAVLSRGFRSPRAFVEAHRRPEPPYHAGPAAAGLGATAMCDISDGLVADLGHIAEASKVRIDLRSGSIDIPSQMNDIGQAVGVDPLQWVLTGGEDHAIVATFPPDVKLPARWKVIGEVLNPSALPQVTVDGAPWTSKGGWDHFGDIEDGK, from the coding sequence GTGAAGGGCACTGTGGGCGAGTTGGGGGAGTTCGGGCTCATCAGGGAGCTCACCTCACGGCTCACCTCCACCCCCGCGGTCCGGCTCGGACCCGGTGACGACGCCGCGGTCGTGGCCGCACCCGACCGCAGGGTGGTGGCGAGCACGGACGTCCTGCTGGAGGGACGGCACTTCCGCCGTGACTGGTCGACCGCGTACGACGTCGGCCGCAAGGCCGCCGCCCAGAATCTGGCCGACATCGCGGCTATGGGCGCGGTCCCGACCGCGCTGCTGCTCGGCCTGGTCGTACCTGCCGAACTCCCGGTCACCTGGGCCACCGAGCTGATGGACGGCATCCGCGACGAGTGCCAGGTCGCCGGAGCCGCGGTGGTCGGCGGCGATGTCGTACGCGGCGATGTCATCACCCTCGCGATCACCGCGCTCGGCGATCTGCGCAACCACGAACCGGTCACCCGGGCCGGCGCCAAGCCCGGCGATGTCGTCGCGTACACCGGCTGGTTGGGCTGGTCGGCCGCCGGGCACGCGGTGCTCTCCCGGGGCTTCCGCTCGCCGCGCGCCTTCGTCGAGGCACACCGGCGGCCCGAGCCGCCGTACCACGCGGGACCCGCGGCGGCGGGCCTCGGCGCCACCGCCATGTGCGACATCAGCGACGGACTCGTCGCCGACCTCGGGCACATCGCGGAGGCCAGCAAGGTCCGGATCGACCTGCGCTCGGGCTCCATCGACATCCCCTCGCAGATGAACGACATCGGCCAGGCCGTCGGCGTCGACCCGCTGCAGTGGGTGCTGACCGGGGGAGAGGACCACGCGATCGTCGCGACCTTCCCGCCGGACGTGAAGCTGCCGGCCCGCTGGAAGGTGATCGGCGAGGTGCTCAACCCGTCGGCGCTGCCGCAGGTGACGGTCGACGGTGCGCCGTGGACCAGCAAGGGCGGCTGGGACCACTTCGGAGACATCGAGGACGGCAAGTAG